One segment of Streptomyces sp. NBC_01463 DNA contains the following:
- a CDS encoding YfhO family protein, with translation MRTPSILRSPRARGAALAALLTVATLCAGDAVARSYPFGPHTRSVNDLGNQFVPFHTRLRDLLHGQADGGLLLNWQSGFGTSFLPDLGTYLSSPFALLVGVFPRDRIDLAVYVVTLVKTGVAAAAMTWLLTALRRGRGREWMAAVLGASYALCGWSVVEAVYNPMWLDGLIAFPLLCLAGEWARTGRRPVLGVLLVTLAWVSNFYTAYMATLGAALVLVVRLLLEDGTSRERVRGLGRAARTVAIGIGLAAPVLVPVFLGTRHAYPGWTREFAPAAWPDVAARLLPATYSFFSPAVFLGTGALLLAGALAFQRAVPRTERFVWAGLVAAVALSLQWGPTHLLWHAFATPNGSPFRQTFVLSGLVVIAAWTAVASAWPDRRALLGGGGVVVLIAAGAASSALVTGWTYPLFAAGLVAVLGALVLARSGRFAVLAALLLVGALAGQAAATTAYADRQRLNRLDDYAPWGQRQDLQSAAVAGADGWPRYRTDPGLEQSTANDPMLVGGQGGAYYSSHTPDVLTRTFLALGAGWTSNGRALHSLDNPVTDAVFSVGARVHMPRDPHQGWNSPDDRPVTVTRQDVPPLVTVRPAAGPGARPGRSPFRNQERLLGASVYTVPATTLHAADGTAAEDTDAYDYRVRPGAYTLSANCPAGSEVYLWTPDLFGKARLGVSGELTDFRGELPGRRAGMQRLGTGGGQLSVSLRAARDGTVPHEAVGCLDRGRLTAAVAGLKRTGATRISVTGSGVRAELPPGTHGVAVLSAPRIAGWSCDGRPAGSYLGLVSVPVNGDRTTVDCTFRPPGLRAGGLAGAAALAALLATVLVPRARARMRGRAVRLPRQP, from the coding sequence ATGAGGACTCCGTCGATTCTCCGGTCGCCGCGTGCCCGGGGTGCCGCCCTGGCCGCACTGCTCACCGTCGCCACCCTCTGCGCCGGCGACGCGGTGGCCCGCAGCTACCCCTTCGGCCCGCACACCCGCAGCGTGAACGACCTGGGCAACCAGTTCGTCCCGTTCCACACCCGGCTCCGGGACCTGCTGCACGGGCAGGCGGACGGCGGGCTGCTGCTCAACTGGCAGTCGGGCTTCGGCACCAGCTTCCTGCCCGATCTGGGGACGTATCTGAGCAGCCCGTTCGCGCTGCTCGTCGGGGTCTTCCCGCGGGACCGGATCGACCTGGCCGTCTACGTGGTCACGCTGGTGAAGACCGGCGTGGCGGCGGCGGCCATGACCTGGCTGCTCACCGCGCTGCGGCGGGGCCGCGGCCGGGAGTGGATGGCGGCCGTGCTCGGCGCCTCGTACGCGCTGTGCGGCTGGTCGGTCGTCGAGGCCGTGTACAACCCGATGTGGCTGGACGGGCTGATCGCCTTCCCCCTGCTGTGCCTGGCCGGCGAGTGGGCGCGCACCGGGCGGCGTCCGGTGCTCGGGGTGCTGCTGGTGACGCTGGCGTGGGTGTCGAACTTCTACACCGCGTACATGGCCACGCTCGGCGCGGCGCTGGTGCTGGTGGTGCGGCTGCTGCTGGAGGACGGGACGTCACGGGAGCGGGTACGGGGGCTGGGGCGCGCGGCGCGGACCGTGGCGATCGGGATCGGGCTGGCCGCGCCGGTGCTGGTGCCGGTGTTCCTGGGGACACGGCACGCCTACCCGGGCTGGACACGGGAGTTCGCCCCGGCCGCCTGGCCGGACGTCGCGGCCCGGCTGCTGCCGGCCACGTACAGCTTCTTCAGTCCGGCGGTCTTCCTCGGCACCGGCGCCCTGCTGCTGGCCGGCGCGCTGGCCTTCCAGCGCGCGGTGCCGCGCACCGAACGGTTCGTGTGGGCGGGGCTGGTGGCCGCGGTCGCGCTGTCCTTGCAGTGGGGCCCCACCCATCTGCTGTGGCACGCCTTCGCCACGCCGAACGGCAGCCCGTTCCGGCAGACCTTCGTCCTCTCCGGCCTCGTGGTCATCGCCGCCTGGACCGCGGTGGCGTCGGCCTGGCCGGACCGGCGGGCGCTGCTGGGCGGCGGCGGTGTGGTGGTGCTCATCGCGGCCGGTGCCGCGTCGAGCGCACTGGTCACCGGGTGGACGTACCCGCTGTTCGCGGCGGGTCTGGTCGCGGTGCTGGGCGCGCTGGTCCTGGCCCGCAGCGGCAGGTTCGCCGTGCTCGCGGCGCTGCTGCTGGTCGGCGCGCTGGCCGGGCAGGCCGCCGCGACGACCGCCTACGCCGACCGGCAGCGGCTGAACCGGCTCGACGACTACGCCCCCTGGGGGCAGCGCCAGGACCTCCAGAGCGCCGCGGTCGCCGGTGCGGACGGCTGGCCGCGCTACCGGACCGACCCCGGCCTGGAGCAGAGCACCGCCAACGACCCGATGCTGGTGGGCGGGCAGGGCGGCGCCTACTACAGCAGCCACACCCCCGACGTGCTGACCCGCACGTTCCTCGCGCTGGGCGCCGGCTGGACGTCGAACGGCCGCGCCCTGCACAGCCTGGACAATCCGGTGACGGACGCGGTGTTCTCGGTCGGCGCCCGGGTCCATATGCCGCGCGATCCCCACCAGGGCTGGAACAGCCCGGACGACCGCCCGGTCACCGTCACCCGGCAGGACGTGCCGCCGCTGGTGACTGTACGGCCCGCCGCCGGTCCCGGCGCGCGGCCGGGCCGCTCGCCGTTCCGCAACCAGGAGAGACTGCTGGGCGCGTCCGTGTACACGGTGCCCGCGACGACCCTGCACGCCGCGGACGGTACGGCGGCGGAGGACACCGACGCGTACGACTACCGGGTGCGGCCCGGCGCGTACACGCTGAGCGCGAACTGTCCCGCGGGCAGCGAGGTGTACCTGTGGACCCCCGACCTGTTCGGCAAGGCACGGCTCGGTGTGTCGGGTGAACTCACTGACTTCCGCGGCGAGTTGCCGGGGCGTCGGGCCGGGATGCAGCGGCTGGGCACGGGTGGCGGGCAGCTCTCCGTGTCGCTGCGGGCGGCCCGGGACGGGACCGTTCCGCACGAGGCCGTCGGCTGTCTGGACCGGGGGCGGCTGACCGCCGCCGTGGCCGGGCTGAAGCGGACCGGTGCCACGCGGATCTCCGTCACGGGCAGCGGCGTCAGGGCCGAACTACCCCCGGGCACGCACGGGGTGGCCGTGCTGTCGGCTCCCCGGATCGCCGGGTGGAGCTGCGACGGGCGGCCCGCCGGCTCGTATCTCGGCCTGGTCTCCGTGCCGGTGAACGGTGACCGGACGACGGTGGACTGCACGTTCCGGCCGCCGGGGCTGCGGGCCGGGG